One window from the genome of Nitrospira defluvii encodes:
- a CDS encoding YecA family protein yields the protein MYLYMPPKEELGTLAPEWHRVREVSMLAFLHYFNTGFLASIHQLVERIRIYLTPFDLELSAALGISASQALAICEWIADQLQKALDDLQSSVHAEHEERIKLLDKAEKQGWSLDDLTEAARDPSYLGKAEKLLSEIKGLGLLSLLDLEAAFPGIAGTFWGQFSVARGEAPEIRYPTEQSIYEVRPLIRISDTEAFCPLVNALFTALLLVGERTLLQSPARDKFLRSRDKALEDESLTKIRAFLSPGASIWSEVYETPDCQYEHDIVAVDDGLYLLIEAKAAPPLEPFRDPDKAFVRLRDAFRADTGIQKAYEQGNRIVRRLKNGDVVPIYDARGRELGHLTPDQSKLPIGVCVTRDNFGALATNLALLLEKDRGDSYPWVVNIIDLGNLAEAWSYFGWGPAELRKYLEQRILLHGKAFSDDELDFVGYFMRHGSLDSAIKARADLLQLNPEYSSVFDDLHRHLHAGGPPVRLKQTEPVLIDLKRSLISDETVYVDVGGRALASKKIGRNEPCLCGSGKKYKRCCGAGH from the coding sequence ATGTACCTGTACATGCCCCCCAAGGAGGAACTTGGAACGCTAGCCCCAGAGTGGCATCGAGTGCGAGAAGTGTCGATGCTGGCTTTTCTTCACTATTTCAACACGGGTTTTTTAGCGTCCATCCATCAACTTGTTGAGCGCATAAGAATCTACTTGACGCCGTTCGACCTCGAACTCTCAGCGGCCCTGGGTATCAGTGCTAGTCAAGCACTCGCTATCTGTGAGTGGATAGCCGATCAACTTCAAAAGGCGCTCGACGATCTTCAATCATCGGTGCACGCAGAGCACGAGGAACGAATTAAACTTCTCGACAAGGCGGAGAAGCAGGGGTGGTCGCTCGATGATTTGACGGAGGCGGCCCGCGATCCATCCTATCTCGGAAAGGCAGAGAAGCTGCTTTCAGAGATAAAGGGCCTGGGACTTCTATCACTTCTTGACCTAGAGGCTGCCTTTCCAGGAATAGCGGGTACTTTCTGGGGCCAATTTTCGGTAGCACGCGGAGAGGCCCCCGAGATTCGTTACCCCACAGAGCAAAGCATCTATGAAGTACGACCATTGATTAGAATTAGCGACACAGAGGCTTTCTGCCCATTAGTTAACGCGTTGTTTACAGCCCTGCTTCTTGTGGGGGAGCGAACTCTCCTGCAGAGTCCGGCTCGCGACAAGTTCCTTCGCTCGCGGGACAAAGCGCTGGAAGATGAGTCTCTCACAAAGATAAGAGCCTTTCTGAGTCCGGGGGCGTCTATCTGGTCCGAGGTATATGAGACGCCAGACTGCCAATACGAGCATGACATTGTCGCGGTCGACGACGGCTTGTACCTCCTCATTGAGGCGAAAGCCGCACCGCCCCTCGAACCCTTCCGGGATCCGGATAAAGCGTTCGTCCGCCTTCGAGACGCGTTCAGAGCCGACACGGGAATTCAGAAGGCTTATGAACAAGGTAATCGTATCGTTCGGAGACTGAAGAACGGTGATGTCGTGCCGATCTACGACGCGCGGGGACGCGAGCTTGGGCATCTGACGCCGGACCAGTCAAAGCTCCCTATTGGGGTCTGTGTGACTCGGGACAACTTCGGGGCGCTTGCTACAAACCTGGCTCTTCTGCTCGAGAAGGATAGGGGTGACTCTTACCCCTGGGTAGTCAACATTATCGATCTCGGTAACCTTGCGGAAGCTTGGTCTTACTTCGGTTGGGGGCCAGCGGAGCTTAGGAAATATTTAGAGCAACGCATCCTGCTTCACGGAAAGGCATTTTCAGATGATGAGCTCGATTTTGTCGGGTATTTTATGAGGCATGGCAGCTTGGATTCTGCCATCAAGGCTCGCGCTGATCTGCTGCAGCTCAATCCTGAGTATTCAAGCGTCTTTGACGACCTCCACAGGCATTTGCACGCGGGAGGTCCACCAGTGAGGCTTAAGCAGACGGAGCCCGTGCTGATCGACCTCAAGCGCTCGCTCATCTCAGATGAAACCGTTTATGTTGACGTCGGAGGACGTGCTCTTGCCAGCAAGAAAATCGGTCGGAACGAGCCATGTCTATGCGGATCGGGGAAGAAGTACAAGCGATGCTGTGGAGCAGGTCACTAG
- a CDS encoding ribonuclease Z, whose amino-acid sequence MNPSFSSILVNDVFGDPGLFVEVRWAKRALLFDLGHNDALGPRRLLRANDIFISHTHMDHFIGFDALLRVALGRGKTLRLYGPPGLIANVEGKLHGYTWNLVDGYPLTITVQEFHTDGIRATTFHAADGFQRRDEPRSPTGDRTVGESFSVLHDPMFTVHATALNHRIPSYAYALQEQFHVNVNKERLHAAGLPVGYWLKDVKQYLWQGKPDDFRFVATLYHEHHKEQREFVLGEVRERFITITRGQKITYVVDARYDEENERKIVELARGADIFYCEAPYLDRDAEKARDRYHLTARQAGIMAKKAGVRELVVFHFSPRYTGLGHEIEAEARDAFRGT is encoded by the coding sequence GTGAACCCTTCCTTCTCCAGCATCCTCGTGAACGACGTCTTCGGCGACCCCGGCCTCTTCGTCGAGGTGCGGTGGGCAAAGCGCGCCTTATTATTCGACCTGGGCCATAACGATGCGCTGGGCCCGAGGCGCCTGCTGCGTGCAAATGATATTTTTATCTCCCACACACATATGGACCATTTCATCGGATTCGACGCCCTACTGCGCGTCGCCCTCGGGCGTGGCAAAACCCTACGCCTGTATGGTCCACCAGGCCTGATCGCCAATGTCGAAGGAAAGCTTCATGGCTACACGTGGAACCTCGTGGACGGCTACCCGCTCACGATCACGGTGCAAGAATTCCACACTGACGGCATCCGCGCGACGACCTTTCATGCGGCCGATGGCTTTCAACGCCGCGATGAACCACGTTCACCCACCGGCGACCGCACTGTGGGCGAGTCCTTTAGCGTGCTCCATGACCCCATGTTCACCGTGCACGCAACCGCTCTCAACCACCGCATCCCCTCCTATGCCTATGCCTTGCAGGAACAGTTTCATGTGAACGTCAACAAGGAGCGACTCCATGCAGCCGGACTTCCGGTGGGTTATTGGCTGAAAGACGTGAAGCAGTATCTCTGGCAGGGCAAGCCGGATGACTTTCGATTCGTGGCCACGCTCTACCATGAGCACCACAAAGAGCAGCGCGAGTTTGTCCTCGGTGAGGTCCGCGAGCGATTCATCACCATCACTCGCGGCCAGAAAATCACCTATGTCGTGGATGCCCGTTACGATGAAGAGAACGAACGCAAGATCGTGGAGCTTGCACGAGGCGCCGACATCTTCTACTGTGAGGCCCCGTATCTGGACCGGGATGCGGAGAAGGCACGGGACCGGTACCACCTCACGGCCAGGCAGGCCGGCATCATGGCGAAGAAGGCCGGCGTGCGCGAGCTGGTCGTGTTCCACTTTTCACCACGGTACACGGGTCTGGGCCATGAGATCGAAGCGGAGGCGCGGGACGCCTTTCGGGGAACCTGA
- a CDS encoding CPBP family intramembrane glutamic endopeptidase has translation MAGSGAVSTSHATQTEERGTVLALLPLVATLLYYVSPAELRQEPLYQFLPQVCAYAALLTWSRMNGTPAGRLGLMPTLIPQGLRWGTATGLVLGTVNLLVILYLVPLLGEDSRFLIDTPHAKIPLLLMVPWFILFIATMVELNFRGFLLGRLQALGLPVPLAVPISAVLFAFDPFLVATFRHLHWIAIWDGLVWGVLHCRQHNLYTPIIAHAVEVILLYVVMRTVLG, from the coding sequence ATGGCCGGGTCTGGGGCGGTGTCCACGAGCCATGCCACTCAGACCGAGGAACGGGGGACAGTCCTCGCGCTGCTCCCCCTCGTCGCGACGCTCCTGTATTACGTCTCCCCAGCCGAGCTCCGGCAAGAGCCCCTCTATCAGTTTCTCCCCCAAGTCTGCGCCTATGCCGCGCTCCTGACCTGGAGCCGCATGAACGGCACGCCGGCCGGACGACTCGGCCTGATGCCCACGCTCATCCCGCAAGGACTCCGCTGGGGCACGGCCACCGGGCTGGTACTGGGCACGGTCAATCTCCTAGTGATCCTCTATCTGGTTCCGCTGCTCGGGGAGGACTCTCGATTTCTCATCGACACGCCCCACGCGAAAATTCCCCTCCTCCTCATGGTGCCCTGGTTCATTCTCTTCATCGCGACTATGGTCGAGTTGAACTTTCGCGGTTTCCTGCTGGGCCGGTTGCAGGCCCTCGGGCTGCCTGTTCCTCTTGCCGTTCCGATCAGCGCGGTGCTGTTTGCGTTCGATCCCTTTCTGGTGGCCACCTTTCGTCACCTGCACTGGATCGCCATCTGGGACGGCCTCGTGTGGGGCGTCCTGCACTGCAGACAGCACAACCTCTATACGCCGATCATCGCCCATGCCGTGGAGGTTATCCTGCTGTATGTCGTCATGCGAACCGTACTAGGATAA
- a CDS encoding TolC family protein, with protein sequence MANSFLRGCLCIGSATALFLWTASASFGLEVTKPVPTERREAMSLADAVLKALQNNLDIHIGRQTKESRLADIIIEQAKFDPTVSLNGQYNRQVAPLNRPILGFTGANLQDITKFDQNTSTVTADITQNLASGANYDLNYSPQRSYVSGPNTFLFNPAWTGGLALTVTQPLLKNFGTDINRTFITIAQNNANVEQHVFLDRVLTVIASVEQTFWEMVFANENLKVAQAALKAAEELLASNRAKAKAGVMSIVDVLQAEAAVASRVEQILVAEKSIRDQEDQLRRLLNPVEEELRQDLRLIPTDPPITSLEPISLQETIDIAMERRPEILQAGKNVETSELNVKFAKNQLLPTLSVQGTMGLSGLGADYGDSTRRNFGGDFYNYGAGLVLSYPIGNRSAYSTYNKRQLESRNAQSSLQSVRQQVIVGVREAVRRVHTDFKRIETTRSARIMAEKQLQAEQERLKVGLSTTRFVLDFQRDLATAQGNELRATVDYNKSLSNLARNKATTLDRYNLRLE encoded by the coding sequence ATGGCGAATTCATTCCTCCGGGGATGCCTGTGCATCGGCAGCGCAACCGCGTTGTTCCTCTGGACGGCGAGCGCATCATTCGGCCTGGAAGTGACCAAACCGGTCCCAACCGAACGTCGTGAGGCCATGTCGCTGGCGGACGCCGTCCTGAAAGCACTTCAGAATAACCTCGATATCCATATCGGCCGACAAACCAAGGAAAGCCGCCTGGCAGATATCATCATTGAGCAAGCGAAGTTCGATCCGACCGTCAGCCTCAACGGCCAATACAACAGACAGGTGGCGCCGCTGAACCGGCCGATTCTGGGCTTCACCGGCGCGAATCTGCAGGACATCACCAAGTTCGACCAGAACACCTCCACCGTGACCGCCGACATTACGCAAAATCTTGCAAGCGGTGCCAATTACGACCTCAACTACAGCCCGCAACGCAGTTATGTCAGCGGACCCAATACGTTTCTCTTCAACCCGGCCTGGACAGGGGGCCTCGCCCTGACCGTCACGCAACCACTACTGAAAAACTTCGGCACCGACATCAACAGGACGTTCATCACCATCGCGCAAAACAACGCCAACGTCGAGCAACACGTGTTCCTCGATCGCGTCCTCACGGTTATTGCCTCCGTCGAACAGACGTTTTGGGAAATGGTCTTTGCGAATGAGAACCTGAAGGTCGCCCAGGCGGCGCTCAAGGCGGCAGAGGAACTGCTGGCCAGCAATCGCGCGAAGGCCAAGGCCGGCGTCATGTCGATCGTCGACGTTCTGCAGGCAGAGGCAGCCGTGGCCTCACGGGTCGAACAGATTCTCGTGGCCGAAAAATCCATTCGCGATCAAGAAGATCAGTTGCGCCGCCTTTTGAACCCGGTCGAAGAAGAACTCCGGCAAGACCTCCGCTTAATCCCGACCGATCCACCGATTACCAGTCTGGAGCCGATCAGCCTCCAGGAAACCATCGATATCGCCATGGAACGCCGTCCGGAAATCCTGCAAGCCGGGAAAAACGTGGAGACCAGCGAGCTCAACGTGAAGTTTGCCAAGAATCAACTGCTCCCCACGCTGTCGGTACAGGGCACGATGGGACTCTCGGGCCTGGGCGCCGACTACGGTGACTCGACGAGACGAAATTTTGGCGGCGACTTCTATAACTACGGCGCCGGTCTGGTCCTGAGTTATCCGATCGGCAACCGCTCCGCCTACAGCACCTATAACAAACGGCAGCTGGAATCACGGAACGCCCAGTCGTCGCTTCAGAGTGTCCGCCAACAGGTGATCGTCGGCGTGCGGGAAGCCGTTCGCCGAGTGCACACCGACTTCAAGCGGATCGAAACGACCCGGTCGGCCCGCATCATGGCCGAGAAGCAGTTGCAGGCCGAACAGGAACGATTGAAGGTCGGCCTCAGCACCACCCGCTTCGTGCTCGACTTTCAGCGAGACCTAGCCACCGCGCAAGGCAATGAACTCCGGGCCACCGTCGACTACAACAAGTCGCTGTCGAACCTGGCGCGGAATAAAGCCACCACGCTTGATCGCTACAACTTGCGCCTCGAATAA
- a CDS encoding tyrosinase family protein, with the protein MSNLDDRMWATMPSRRSFLQRMGLGVGALGAGMFGGLTLPESVLAVCEPPGNPGTAKPWRKDCRMILPRRPASTLSAAEITQLKDAYKAMRALDTSAPNDPRGFLRQANVHCWYCGEGTQVHFTWQFFAWHRAYLYFHERILGKLIGDMNFRLPYWDWDTPSHRKLPGAYTDPNDNSNPLWNGTRGMDPTDEIPEEDVGEDVMEAALTADTFTEFGGTASGSGIPEGTPHGAVHVDVGGDMGFFDSAGKDPVFYAHHANVDKMWSDWNKASSIHTNPTATAFLNLTWNFFDENKVWRSIKASQVLNHDTQLRYTYGPSKFLEQLPCLLDWFPIKTDWRISRTLKFAGPTRAKMMKVVEQGGRARLHLNDLAVPTEKSAVYRLYATPEAAKADEGPGSKGYLGTVPVVLNDRERRHVSKNARNIAVRLTTAKLEALSGTVGPVRLALVERGAKPEARKVIPVRAKDVSLSVAEVEREER; encoded by the coding sequence GTGTCGAATCTGGACGACCGCATGTGGGCGACCATGCCGTCGCGGAGGTCATTTCTTCAACGAATGGGATTGGGTGTCGGGGCGCTGGGTGCAGGCATGTTCGGTGGCCTGACGTTGCCGGAGTCGGTGCTGGCCGTGTGCGAACCCCCGGGCAATCCCGGCACCGCGAAACCTTGGCGCAAGGATTGTCGCATGATCCTCCCGCGCCGTCCCGCCAGCACATTGAGTGCGGCGGAGATCACACAACTCAAGGATGCCTACAAGGCTATGCGCGCACTCGATACCAGCGCCCCCAATGACCCGCGCGGATTCCTCCGACAGGCTAACGTCCATTGCTGGTATTGCGGCGAGGGCACGCAGGTCCATTTCACCTGGCAATTCTTTGCCTGGCATCGCGCGTATTTGTACTTCCACGAGCGCATTCTCGGAAAGCTGATCGGCGACATGAATTTCCGCCTGCCCTACTGGGACTGGGATACCCCAAGTCATCGCAAGCTCCCAGGCGCCTACACCGATCCGAACGACAACAGTAACCCGCTATGGAACGGTACCCGCGGCATGGATCCGACAGACGAAATCCCGGAAGAGGATGTCGGGGAAGACGTGATGGAGGCCGCCCTCACAGCAGACACCTTCACGGAGTTCGGCGGCACGGCAAGCGGCAGCGGCATTCCAGAGGGAACACCCCACGGCGCGGTCCACGTCGATGTCGGCGGCGACATGGGCTTCTTCGATTCAGCTGGGAAAGATCCTGTCTTCTACGCGCACCATGCCAACGTGGATAAGATGTGGTCCGACTGGAACAAGGCCTCGTCCATCCACACGAACCCCACGGCAACGGCCTTCTTGAACCTGACCTGGAATTTCTTCGATGAAAACAAGGTGTGGCGGTCGATCAAGGCCTCACAGGTCCTGAACCACGACACCCAATTGCGCTATACGTATGGGCCCTCGAAATTCTTGGAGCAACTCCCCTGCCTCCTCGATTGGTTCCCGATCAAGACCGACTGGCGTATCAGCCGGACCCTGAAGTTTGCCGGGCCCACGCGTGCTAAGATGATGAAAGTCGTCGAGCAGGGAGGCCGCGCGAGACTGCACCTGAACGACCTCGCCGTTCCCACGGAAAAGAGCGCGGTGTATCGACTCTATGCGACTCCCGAAGCGGCCAAAGCCGATGAAGGCCCCGGCAGCAAGGGCTACCTCGGGACCGTGCCGGTCGTGTTGAACGATCGGGAGCGCCGGCATGTATCGAAGAATGCACGAAACATCGCCGTCAGGCTCACCACCGCCAAACTCGAAGCCCTGAGCGGTACCGTTGGTCCCGTGCGTCTGGCCCTGGTCGAGCGGGGAGCGAAACCCGAGGCGCGGAAAGTCATCCCGGTTCGGGCGAAGGACGTCTCGCTGTCCGTCGCAGAGGTGGAACGCGAGGAACGGTAA
- the mntA gene encoding type VII toxin-antitoxin system MntA family adenylyltransferase antitoxin: MTPAAMTEFLAKRIPELIAIYQFGSQARGDASRSSDIDLAVLARAPISAETLFQIAQDLAIQLHRDVDLLDLRAASTVMRAQVIATGQCLDSKDEPARAEFEMYAYSDYARLNEERRDILRDIKERGLIYG, from the coding sequence ATGACTCCCGCCGCAATGACAGAGTTTCTGGCCAAGCGCATCCCGGAACTCATCGCCATTTACCAATTCGGCTCACAGGCTCGTGGTGACGCCAGCCGGTCGAGCGATATCGACCTGGCCGTCCTCGCGCGTGCCCCGATCTCGGCAGAGACACTCTTCCAGATCGCGCAGGATCTCGCCATTCAACTCCATCGCGATGTGGATCTTCTGGATCTTCGGGCAGCCTCCACAGTCATGCGCGCCCAAGTCATCGCCACAGGCCAATGCCTCGACAGCAAAGACGAGCCGGCACGGGCAGAATTTGAAATGTACGCCTACTCAGACTATGCACGGCTAAACGAGGAACGCCGGGACATCCTCAGGGACATCAAAGAGCGCGGGCTGATCTATGGCTGA
- the hepT gene encoding type VII toxin-antitoxin system HepT family RNase toxin translates to MADDVILNKAASIERCLRRITEKYGGDPQNLSGNQTKQDAIVLNLQRACETAIDLAMYVVRGKGLGLPQESREAFALLEKAGLLPAELASRLQRMVGFRNVAVHEYARLNLDILNTIITTHLDDFRRFSSAIVKACA, encoded by the coding sequence ATGGCTGATGATGTGATCTTGAACAAAGCCGCAAGCATCGAACGATGCCTGCGCCGGATCACCGAAAAGTACGGCGGAGATCCACAGAATCTGTCAGGGAATCAAACCAAGCAGGATGCCATTGTGCTCAATCTGCAGCGCGCATGCGAAACTGCCATTGACCTCGCGATGTATGTCGTCAGAGGGAAGGGGTTGGGTCTTCCGCAGGAAAGCAGAGAGGCATTTGCATTACTAGAGAAAGCGGGGCTGCTCCCGGCTGAGTTAGCGAGCCGGCTGCAGCGAATGGTCGGCTTCCGGAATGTGGCCGTCCACGAATACGCCCGCCTGAACCTGGATATCCTCAACACCATTATCACCACACACCTCGACGACTTTCGCCGGTTCTCCTCGGCCATCGTCAAGGCCTGTGCGTAG
- a CDS encoding DUF433 domain-containing protein, with protein sequence MSTTPQIISDPSIMMGKPIVAGTRITVELIIEKLAAGETIDQLLAAHPRLTREAVYAALAFAAEALRADVVYRTPLAS encoded by the coding sequence ATGAGCACCACACCACAGATCATCTCAGATCCGAGCATCATGATGGGGAAGCCCATTGTGGCCGGAACGCGGATTACTGTTGAACTCATCATTGAAAAACTCGCAGCCGGCGAAACAATCGACCAACTCCTCGCCGCGCATCCTCGCCTGACTCGCGAAGCCGTCTACGCTGCCCTCGCCTTCGCCGCCGAAGCCCTCAGGGCAGACGTGGTGTATCGCACGCCGCTCGCCTCGTGA
- a CDS encoding glycosyltransferase family 4 protein codes for MRIAQVSPLWESVPPKLYGGTERIVSYLTEELVRQGHEVTLFASGDSVTRAKLEAPCQQALRLNTGIFNREAPLIQMMEQVFAAADQFDLIHSHLDFLAFSLSRRCRVPTVTTLHGRLDLPELVPVFRDFAELPLVSISNSQRKPLPWCNWANTVYHGLPHDLYTFHPEPGKYLAFLGRVSPEKCPDQAIELAKRVGIPMKMAAKVDPADRAYFERVVEPLLDHPLIEFVGEITDREKSDFIGNAIGLICPYDWPEPFGLVLIESLACGTPVLAYRRGSIPEIIGHGETGFISENLDEMVSQVGKLGSIDRHRCRQVFDERFTAQRMTNDYVKIYQQLIADAAALPGKPRPQHASNL; via the coding sequence ATGAGAATTGCCCAGGTATCGCCGCTTTGGGAGAGCGTCCCTCCGAAGTTGTACGGAGGAACGGAACGCATCGTCTCCTACCTGACGGAAGAACTCGTCCGGCAAGGGCACGAAGTGACGCTGTTCGCCAGTGGTGATTCCGTGACGCGGGCCAAGTTGGAGGCCCCCTGCCAGCAGGCGCTCCGGCTCAATACCGGTATTTTCAACCGCGAGGCGCCGCTCATTCAGATGATGGAGCAGGTGTTTGCCGCTGCCGACCAATTCGACCTGATTCACTCCCACCTCGATTTTTTGGCATTTTCTCTGTCCCGCCGCTGCCGTGTCCCCACCGTGACGACGCTCCATGGCCGGTTGGATTTGCCTGAACTCGTTCCTGTCTTTCGTGATTTTGCCGAATTGCCGCTCGTGTCCATCTCGAACTCCCAGCGCAAGCCGTTGCCCTGGTGTAACTGGGCCAATACCGTCTATCACGGGTTACCGCATGATCTGTACACGTTCCATCCGGAGCCAGGGAAGTATTTGGCGTTCCTGGGGCGAGTGTCCCCGGAAAAGTGTCCGGACCAAGCGATCGAGTTGGCCAAACGGGTGGGCATCCCCATGAAGATGGCGGCGAAGGTGGATCCTGCGGACCGCGCCTATTTCGAGCGGGTCGTGGAGCCACTCCTCGACCATCCCTTGATCGAGTTTGTCGGAGAGATCACAGACCGCGAAAAGAGCGATTTCATCGGGAATGCCATCGGGCTGATCTGTCCCTATGACTGGCCGGAACCGTTCGGCCTCGTGTTGATCGAGAGTCTGGCTTGTGGTACACCGGTCCTTGCCTACCGCCGGGGTTCCATCCCGGAAATCATTGGTCATGGGGAGACGGGCTTCATCAGCGAGAATCTCGATGAAATGGTGAGCCAGGTCGGGAAGCTCGGCTCCATCGACCGGCATCGATGCCGGCAGGTGTTCGACGAGCGATTCACCGCTCAACGCATGACCAACGACTACGTGAAGATCTACCAACAACTCATCGCTGATGCCGCTGCGCTCCCGGGGAAACCGAGGCCGCAGCATGCTTCGAACCTCTAG
- a CDS encoding DUF3147 domain-containing protein, whose amino-acid sequence MGEWAKYGLYFLLGGTIVSISTYLGSQGRSFLAAFASTFPAMTGATFILIYLNGGNDHLVTYAKNLLWFVPPWLVYVGCMIYGVERIGFWLSMAGSLVLYMACVALVKFLAR is encoded by the coding sequence ATGGGTGAGTGGGCGAAGTACGGACTGTACTTCCTATTGGGCGGCACAATCGTCAGTATCTCAACCTACCTCGGCTCGCAAGGCCGGTCGTTTCTCGCCGCCTTCGCCAGCACCTTCCCGGCGATGACCGGTGCGACGTTTATCCTGATTTACCTCAACGGCGGCAACGACCATCTCGTCACCTACGCCAAGAATCTGCTCTGGTTTGTGCCACCCTGGCTGGTCTATGTCGGCTGCATGATCTACGGCGTCGAACGCATCGGGTTTTGGCTCTCGATGGCGGGCTCGCTCGTCCTCTACATGGCCTGCGTCGCCCTCGTGAAATTCCTGGCGCGGTAG
- a CDS encoding arylamine N-acetyltransferase family protein, translating to MVDRDAYLARIGYEGALTPSIETLRGLHRAHVMTVPFENLDIHLGRAISLDPADLFRKIVLDRRGGYCFELNGLFALLLEDVGFAVTRLAARVSSGAEGVRPRSHQLLMVTVGKAAWIVDVGFGGHGLLEPLKMVLGEEGRQGHECFRLVAGERDEYLLQGEREGAWVDLYSFGLDACLPVDYTFASYYHSHSPDSLFMQKRICTMPTPEGRKTLTDMVLKVRGGGDTQERQISDEEYKQLLQQHFGLIINDRLKF from the coding sequence ATGGTCGATCGTGATGCGTATCTTGCGCGAATTGGATATGAGGGGGCGCTGACTCCGTCCATCGAGACCCTACGGGGCCTGCACCGGGCCCATGTGATGACCGTGCCGTTCGAAAATCTGGATATTCATCTCGGGCGGGCAATCTCGCTGGACCCTGCCGACCTGTTTCGGAAGATCGTCCTTGATCGACGCGGCGGATACTGTTTTGAGCTCAACGGACTGTTTGCCTTGCTCCTGGAGGATGTGGGGTTTGCCGTCACGAGACTGGCTGCCCGCGTGTCGTCCGGGGCAGAAGGCGTGCGGCCGAGAAGCCATCAATTGTTGATGGTCACAGTGGGAAAGGCCGCGTGGATCGTGGACGTTGGCTTCGGAGGTCATGGATTACTTGAACCTTTGAAGATGGTGCTCGGAGAGGAGGGGCGGCAGGGGCATGAGTGCTTTAGGCTGGTGGCCGGCGAACGAGATGAGTATCTCCTGCAAGGCGAGCGTGAGGGGGCCTGGGTAGATCTCTATTCCTTTGGGCTCGATGCCTGCCTCCCGGTGGACTACACCTTCGCCAGCTATTACCACTCACATTCACCGGATTCCCTGTTTATGCAGAAACGCATCTGCACCATGCCGACGCCGGAGGGAAGAAAGACGTTGACGGATATGGTGCTGAAGGTGCGAGGAGGAGGTGACACGCAGGAACGTCAGATAAGCGATGAAGAGTACAAGCAGCTGCTGCAGCAGCATTTCGGATTGATCATTAACGATCGCTTGAAGTTTTGA
- a CDS encoding DUF5615 family PIN-like protein: protein MNFVIDEGIDSAVIAQLRHNKHSVWAVAEMVPGLTDERILQIAQEREAILVTADKDFGELVFRQGHASHGVLLLRLHGLAAATKATLVGQVVDAHADKIPKSFVVVTQDLVQIRLQPQ, encoded by the coding sequence GTGAATTTCGTCATTGACGAAGGAATCGACAGCGCCGTCATTGCGCAGCTCCGTCACAACAAACACAGCGTGTGGGCTGTTGCGGAGATGGTCCCAGGCCTGACGGATGAGCGGATCCTGCAAATCGCACAAGAACGCGAAGCGATTCTCGTGACCGCAGACAAAGATTTTGGTGAGCTCGTCTTTCGGCAGGGACATGCTTCTCATGGCGTGCTCCTCCTTCGGCTACATGGCTTGGCTGCTGCCACAAAGGCGACGCTCGTGGGACAGGTCGTGGACGCACATGCCGACAAAATCCCGAAGAGTTTCGTCGTAGTGACCCAAGATCTGGTGCAGATCCGCCTCCAGCCACAGTAG